The following DNA comes from Ascaphus truei isolate aAscTru1 chromosome 1, aAscTru1.hap1, whole genome shotgun sequence.
GTTCATATTGTATTTATATAACACAGCACCACAATTATTTACTATTAATTTACTGTATGCATTATaaatgcttattttatgaatCTAGATTGATGTCTCGTATTCATAAGAAAACCTGTTGCCTTGATGCACTGAAGATCCTGCAGTAATTCACCTTAGCACAGTGTTTGATTATGGGTGTATATTTCACGGTTGATATATTGTGTATGTTATTGCGTTCTGCACACGATTTGCAATGATGCTGACAGAAGGGGGGTGACACCTCTCCTTCCCAACAGTGATGTAGTGATCACATGACCACTTTGGAGGGTTAATGTAGCAAGCTTGCATGTGTTTGTGCTGCATGAGGGCTTTATGGAAGCTTCTATAGAGAGGACAAGACACACACTCCTCTTACATGCTGGATAGTATGGTGATGCCATGCAGAGCAGCTAGCAGCTGATGAGATGATCTTTGGATCCTTCCTGCACCACCTTGCTACAGATTAAGTATTGATATGTTGCATTGTAGCTGTGGGACTCTTTTTGCTTCCGGAAGGGAAGTACCACGTTTTTGTGGGAACGTCCAAGAAGGGCTAAGTGCCCAAGACATTATCGCCCCCCTTGACTTTTTGGACTGTGTTTTCCTTTTTTGTGATTGTGCCTTTTGGCACTGTGCAGCACCTTTTCCCCCCCAAATCATCAATAAAGGAGGAAGTATATCTTACTTTGCACGGATGAATATATAGAAAGCTTGACATTGTTCCGAATATAAATGTTCACGCTGTCGGCACCTATTCCACTTATATTAAGTTGGTAGAtaataatacaatacaaacattTTAAATACGTATGCAGTAGCATCTGCAAGAACTGCCCAATCCACGGCGGATTCGAATTTCATTGAatattttgcccatctctatatTTTCTACCTTTTCTAAATCAGGTTGCAACATACTGCTCTTTTCAGCATTCAATGAAATAATTCGCTGTGACAAAATGTCCCATACTAATAATAAGATCGAaatatctttctttctttccagaATATTCCAAAATTATACAGAAGCACAAAGAAGTTCTTATCCGGCGGACTGACTGTATGAAGTCTTATAATAGTATGCATGGGGAGAAATTCTACTTTTCTGATCATTTTGTAAATCTCCTGCTTGTCAGGGGGCATTACAGCCTTGATATTAAGAAAAATGAGTTGCTGACATTTGGTCAACAACGAATACACCTccagaacaaaaaagaaaagaagtttGATATAAAAGTTGACCAGCTCTTTCACAAGCTAAGTAACAGGAGGGCTCCAAAGAAAATCCTTGTGAGTGGCGTAGCGGGAATTGGGAAAACTGTCTTTGTTCAAAAAATTCTGCACGACTTTtcaaaaacactggcatattgcAACTTTGATTTTGCGATCAATTTTACTTTCCGGGACCtcaatttaataaataagccAACTACCTTGAGGCAAATCATACTTAAAAAAAATGGACATTTGTCGCGGACATTGGATGAAATTTTTTGCAATAGTGAAAAACTTCTGATCATCTTGGATGGGTTTGATGAATTTAAATTCTACAACGAGCTGGATATAGACCAATATATATGTGATCCAGATGAAGAAGCAGAGCAGTCTCAATTAGTGGGCAGCCTTATGAAGGGTGAGCTCCTTCCTGAATCAACCATCTTAGTAACCAGCAGACCCACTGTTATCAACCACATCCCTGTTGATTGCATTGAGCGCTTTGTTGTTATTACTGGATTCTCTGTCTGCGAAATAGAAGACTATTTTCAAAAATTCTATGGAGACCATAAAATGGGAAGTGAAATATTTGAGTTTGTTAGAGATAACCATTTCCTATTCACTTTGTGTTACATCCCCACCTTCTGTTGGATTGTCTGTAGTGTTCTCAAAGAGAGTTCCACTCTTCATCGTGACCAGCCAAAAACAATGACTGATATATATTGCCGTTACCTTGTAGTTTTATTAAAATTCCATACGCATCAGGTGGGTTGTGCTAAAGATGGCACCGACGACTTCTCGGCATTGAAAGCAATTCTTGGTTTGGGTCAACTGGCATACCAATCACTTTTAAAACATGAAACACTATTTTATGAAAATGACGTGAAAATATTTAATGAACTACCAATTCACATTGTTAATAGTTTTCTGGATAAAACATGCGTCCAGGAGCTGGAATGTACAGAAAACGTTCTTTCGTTTACACATTTTACTATCCAGGAATTTTTGGCAGCATTTTATTATGCTCACGAAGTTAATCTCTCAGATGATATTATGGATTTGGAAGTGCAGAAAAGATTTGGCATTCATTCTGGATACTTGGATTTATTTCATAGGTTTCTTTCAGGTTTACTTTCAGTCAGAAACCAAAGTATTCTATTAAAACATCTAAAAATTAATGAAAGTATCAAATCTGAGAGTTATACATCATGGTTAATTAAATCAATTATTGAACATTGCCAAAATGGATCTTATATTCTGAACCTATTGCACTGTTTATTTGAGCAGCAGGTTAATTGTTTGGCCAAGAGAATAACCCCAGCTATATTACGTCTTAATATAAGTGACAACATATTCTCACCAATAGACTTTGATGTACTGAACTATTTCTTGAGTCTTGTTGATGGAGACATTGCAGAGCTAGATTTAACAGCCACGCATATGAATGCTGGATACCTTAAGCAACTTCAACCACATGTTCTCCGGTGTAAACAACTATGGTTAGTACTAAGCATATAACTAATATTACATGTATAATTTGGCAACTTTGTGTTTACTTGCTGTGGGACTTGATTTGAAAATCGCCAGTCATCCTAAATGCAATATTGACTATGTTCCCATAAAAATGTCTAAAATATTGGAAGACTAGACTGTGATGTCAATAAGGATATAAGGGAGACAAGAagttaaactccctttacagggcaggaTACTGAACTAGGCATCAGGTTTTCTGCAGATGAGATTAAAATTCCTGTTTGAGCAGGGATAAAATGAAGGAAGTAGCTGCTGTCAGTGTCCCTGTtgaggttctgtgagaggatcacACATCACAAAGCTCCCGCCTGCAGGGATCTAGGCTTGTTAACAGAGGATTTTGCCTGGCAACAGTGGGGAACTCAAAgccccacacagcagagaacCCTGCACACACAGAAGGGCAAaagacttcctgggagcagcaggaattcAACGCCTGCAGCTGGAGAAATCGGAGACGCCGGACCAGCATGTCAGATAAGACTATATATTGTTCCTTAATATTGTTTTTATAAGATTTGACTGGAAATTGGCCTACCCAGCCATCAGATAGAAAGGGCCGGGGTAATGTTTATTTAGTCTTCTAACATggagtaggtgtttattttttgattttgcaTTTTTGCCTTAAtggggcagtagccccaatgttttaGTTGCTTTTGCGGAGAATACAACCACTCAAATATTATGGTTTGCCCAAAAATGCATGTGTGGACTAACACCTTGCCTAGCTTTGGGTTACAACTTTTCATTTATACTTCTGAATTATTGTATTAGCTTCTAGTACCCACTCTATCAGCTAttgttaactatatatatatatatatgtatgtctgtgtgttctATCAATGATTTTTGAGACCACACtataatagaagaaaaaagaaagaagaaagaagtggCCTGTACTCCAAAAGagattcacttaaatgcacactacctatatttaaaatttaacctttaatatcaaatacttaaaacatatattaccaaaagaAAATTTGataacttttaaaaataaattaaataaagtaactCGTGCAACCAGGCAGTCTCTAATGTTTAAATGCTCCAATATATCATTAAAACTGGAGAATGAGAGGCTGCTAAGGTGCACGCAGCCAGAGTGAGCAACCAAGCCCAGCACTTCACTAGTTAGCCTAGTAGAGTAGTGGATATCGTAGTGGCCATTAATATCATATGTTGTATCTTGATATGGGCAGTATAACCTCCTAGTCAGATCTTAACCACTCCAGGAATCCTTGCCTAGCCACTACACTGATTTTTATATATTGGCTAATCTAGTGACCGGCTGACaagtactgtattaaaatagCCCCATGAAAGGGGCTGACATCATCAACACGTGTCcaacacgcgtttccctcctactacggagcttcctcagggacaaaattttgagcagggagatatatatatatatagtatacatataGTATACAGAGTCAGATGGCACTCGCAGAAATGTTGAagataggtgcttgtcccataaagcaataaacaaaaacaggaattccttaccaggcagaccgggagtccaagaccacgcagcaagaaaagagacagcactcagtataAATTCCAAAAGATGTATTATAAGATAGGCACATACAACCGATGTTTCGGTCcttaaacaggacctttctcaagggggtgctcccttgagaaaggtcctgtttagggaccgaaacgtcggttgtatgtgcctaTCTTATAATACATCTTTTGGAATTtatactgagtgctgtctcttctcttgctgcgtggtcttggactcccgatctgcctggtaaggaattcctgtttttttatatatatatatatatatatatatatatatatatatatatatatatatatatataaaaataaataaatgcaagcgccatagtgtgatactgtatgaaTTAGTTTTaatgttacaaaaataaaaaaggctcTCTTGGACATGCATTCACTAGAGGACTTGAAAAAAACAGCATTTATGAGATAAATCTCAGTAGTAGTGATGTCACCATGGAAGTAGACAGCAATCCCAATCGCTGGTAAGACAGGGAGCCCCAGTCAGATAAATGCTGAATCTTGCTTCATGGTGCGAAAGTGACTGAAAACCGCCAAGATCCCACAGCAGTTTCAATTGTTCAGTGTGTGCTGGTCTCCTCGTGGATTTGCGAGCGGACTGTGGTGACGTCAGTACGCAAGACATAGCGTCCTGACACGTTTCATCACGGGCTGTGACTTCATCAGAGGTTCCATCTCTCTATTGAGCCCGTGGGTTACTTACTGCACTGCTGCACCAATTAGATATGTAGGTGTGTTATTTTTCACTTTATCACGTACCTCCCATTATACATACCTCATCAGCTGACTTTATGAAATGGTATA
Coding sequences within:
- the LOC142499569 gene encoding NACHT, LRR and PYD domains-containing protein 3-like isoform X1, whose amino-acid sequence is MEEVSVTCEGEETVLSSWQSSRASSSLFLRTHRGRLVDELEDYIDFIVQQALQQDLISKDEYEDVAYEPGPRKKVRKLLDVLDCLGEKRASLFCSLFIQVKSTKLKKQTVDSVNEYSKIIQKHKEVLIRRTDCMKSYNSMHGEKFYFSDHFVNLLLVRGHYSLDIKKNELLTFGQQRIHLQNKKEKKFDIKVDQLFHKLSNRRAPKKILVSGVAGIGKTVFVQKILHDFSKTLAYCNFDFAINFTFRDLNLINKPTTLRQIILKKNGHLSRTLDEIFCNSEKLLIILDGFDEFKFYNELDIDQYICDPDEEAEQSQLVGSLMKGELLPESTILVTSRPTVINHIPVDCIERFVVITGFSVCEIEDYFQKFYGDHKMGSEIFEFVRDNHFLFTLCYIPTFCWIVCSVLKESSTLHRDQPKTMTDIYCRYLVVLLKFHTHQVGCAKDGTDDFSALKAILGLGQLAYQSLLKHETLFYENDVKIFNELPIHIVNSFLDKTCVQELECTENVLSFTHFTIQEFLAAFYYAHEVNLSDDIMDLEVQKRFGIHSGYLDLFHRFLSGLLSVRNQSILLKHLKINESIKSESYTSWLIKSIIEHCQNGSYILNLLHCLFEQQVNCLAKRITPAILRLNISDNIFSPIDFDVLNYFLSLVDGDIAELDLTATHMNAGYLKQLQPHVLRCKQLWLGENSLDMESIKVLSSTLASPDCKILDLGLGWTNLKDEEFLELYKCLTCNHTLKELWVEGNDISYNAIEQFSDISSFNSTLRHVVLLGNKLEGDDITLLKANPHRNVIVADINDEFGKDFWQDWWHWIFKRCKTCNDEKIVSFLTKVYCGLSLSQGKDIEWLSDWYTEVDTFLQERIKQCTVNTMKRRMEGLQQLFHKQSCQDSQIVDCHGCL
- the LOC142499569 gene encoding NACHT, LRR and PYD domains-containing protein 12-like isoform X2, with the protein product MKSYNSMHGEKFYFSDHFVNLLLVRGHYSLDIKKNELLTFGQQRIHLQNKKEKKFDIKVDQLFHKLSNRRAPKKILVSGVAGIGKTVFVQKILHDFSKTLAYCNFDFAINFTFRDLNLINKPTTLRQIILKKNGHLSRTLDEIFCNSEKLLIILDGFDEFKFYNELDIDQYICDPDEEAEQSQLVGSLMKGELLPESTILVTSRPTVINHIPVDCIERFVVITGFSVCEIEDYFQKFYGDHKMGSEIFEFVRDNHFLFTLCYIPTFCWIVCSVLKESSTLHRDQPKTMTDIYCRYLVVLLKFHTHQVGCAKDGTDDFSALKAILGLGQLAYQSLLKHETLFYENDVKIFNELPIHIVNSFLDKTCVQELECTENVLSFTHFTIQEFLAAFYYAHEVNLSDDIMDLEVQKRFGIHSGYLDLFHRFLSGLLSVRNQSILLKHLKINESIKSESYTSWLIKSIIEHCQNGSYILNLLHCLFEQQVNCLAKRITPAILRLNISDNIFSPIDFDVLNYFLSLVDGDIAELDLTATHMNAGYLKQLQPHVLRCKQLWLGENSLDMESIKVLSSTLASPDCKILDLGLGWTNLKDEEFLELYKCLTCNHTLKELWVEGNDISYNAIEQFSDISSFNSTLRHVVLLGNKLEGDDITLLKANPHRNVIVADINDEFGKDFWQDWWHWIFKRCKTCNDEKIVSFLTKVYCGLSLSQGKDIEWLSDWYTEVDTFLQERIKQCTVNTMKRRMEGLQQLFHKQSCQDSQIVDCHGCL